From the genome of Devriesea agamarum, one region includes:
- a CDS encoding bifunctional [glutamine synthetase] adenylyltransferase/[glutamine synthetase]-adenylyl-L-tyrosine phosphorylase — translation MEQSTLSHGALARLGFSDTTRAQRFLADPLLATMSEASLRRLADSIDPDQALIALLRLAESANRTQTETTPQSSGAQSHRDPDYHKVFRALLRAENNAPEQDACIRMMRILGGSVALGDVLARHPSILMLLASDESPFEVSADDIRRDILTAVGADPDERIPVATLSGRQGCDALRIAYYRRLITIAAWDLSSDDPVAMQPSVSEALADLAGASLEAALAIARAQTPQHERVRLAILAMGKTGARELNYISDVDVLYVAAPAPASELCSPSDAVTETGPGQADAHSCGAEPSRTTSLSSQDSPLSSDDEVLEIAGALARQVARICSERTAEGALWQVDANLRPEGKDGPLVRTLDSYARYYRRWAESWEFQALLKARCVAGDRELGQGLEDLTRPMVWQASFREGFVEDTRAMRRRVVDHIPRREVDRNVKLGPGGLRDVEFTVQLLQMVHGRGDDTVRARGTLTALRQLCDGGYIARHHASELDESYRFLRTVEHRLQLARMRRTQVLPTAENDIRRLSRGVGLDQLDFLTAYDRIRRRVRHLHEEIFYRPLLLTASNLSDDQVRLSPQAARDRLAAIGYRDPAKAVQHIQSLTKGISRRAAIQRQLLPSFLEWFAEGIDPDLGLLSFRKLSDEIGSAHWYLALLRDSGSAARHLTRILSSSRFVAGQLEKIPDGVRWLARADDLVPLNREALQAEFTAVIRRLDTVDEAADLLRRTRNRELLRVAMAHLLGRLTPAQVAAALTDLAGAVLNAGVYVARYAVACEQIPDGHTGREDAMPADSDQTARHPGGNNGPGQQGPSADSPSEIDRGHNADGNTDTGSPSTNAINPSLGIEFAVLAMGSFGAGEMGYASDADVQFVIRDVGAGERTSALGIAVATQLQRLLNAPTYGADMKVSADLRPEGKNGVLARTFTSFTEYYEHHAEIWERQALLRATPIAGDSSLCEDLDPVLDSVRYPCGGLSKTDIRSIRRMKARVESERLPRGMSPQRHLKLGRGTMTDVEWVAQLIQMRHADQIPALRVTGTLHALRAAQEAGLISADDLTVLYEAWVTSWSLRRAHFLWKGRISDVLPTDRNDLLALARLLSGPDASAAGVEEDFLRVARHARTTVERLFFDETP, via the coding sequence ATGGAGCAAAGCACACTTTCTCATGGAGCATTAGCTCGCCTAGGTTTTTCCGATACGACCCGGGCCCAGCGGTTCCTCGCTGATCCTCTGCTCGCGACAATGTCAGAGGCGTCGCTGCGTCGTCTGGCAGACAGCATCGACCCTGACCAAGCCTTAATTGCTCTGCTGCGGCTTGCCGAATCAGCCAACCGCACCCAGACAGAAACCACGCCGCAATCCTCGGGGGCGCAGTCACATCGTGACCCGGATTATCACAAGGTATTTCGAGCACTGTTGCGCGCTGAGAATAATGCGCCGGAGCAGGATGCATGCATCAGAATGATGCGGATTCTTGGGGGTTCCGTCGCGCTCGGTGACGTCCTCGCCCGGCATCCGTCTATTTTGATGCTTTTAGCGTCCGATGAATCTCCGTTCGAGGTGTCGGCTGACGACATTCGCCGGGACATCCTGACAGCAGTAGGGGCTGATCCCGATGAACGCATTCCGGTCGCTACATTGTCTGGTCGACAGGGATGCGATGCCTTAAGGATTGCCTACTACCGCAGACTCATCACCATCGCTGCGTGGGATCTCAGCAGTGATGACCCGGTGGCGATGCAACCGTCGGTCTCTGAAGCACTCGCGGATCTGGCAGGGGCCTCGCTGGAAGCAGCCCTTGCGATTGCCCGCGCGCAAACACCGCAGCATGAACGAGTTCGTCTGGCAATTCTCGCAATGGGTAAGACAGGGGCGCGCGAACTCAATTACATCTCTGACGTTGACGTTCTGTATGTTGCGGCGCCCGCCCCCGCATCAGAGCTGTGCTCACCTTCAGATGCGGTCACGGAAACGGGCCCTGGGCAGGCTGACGCTCACTCCTGCGGTGCTGAACCATCCCGTACCACCTCGTTATCCTCACAAGACAGTCCGCTGAGTAGCGATGACGAGGTGTTGGAAATTGCCGGCGCACTAGCCCGACAGGTCGCTCGGATCTGTTCGGAGCGCACCGCTGAAGGGGCACTCTGGCAGGTGGATGCGAACCTACGCCCCGAAGGTAAAGACGGTCCGCTGGTGCGCACACTCGACTCCTACGCTCGGTACTACCGTCGGTGGGCCGAGTCCTGGGAATTTCAGGCGCTCTTAAAAGCACGGTGCGTGGCAGGGGATAGAGAACTCGGCCAAGGTCTTGAAGATCTCACCAGGCCGATGGTGTGGCAGGCATCCTTCAGAGAAGGATTCGTCGAAGATACTCGTGCAATGCGACGGCGAGTGGTCGATCATATTCCGCGTCGAGAAGTTGACCGGAATGTAAAACTCGGCCCCGGAGGTCTTCGCGACGTTGAGTTCACCGTGCAGTTGTTGCAAATGGTGCACGGACGGGGCGATGACACGGTACGTGCGCGTGGAACGCTGACGGCATTGCGCCAGTTATGCGACGGCGGATATATCGCTCGGCATCATGCCAGTGAACTCGATGAGTCCTACCGCTTTCTGCGCACAGTCGAACACCGACTGCAATTAGCGCGCATGCGACGCACCCAAGTTCTGCCCACCGCCGAGAACGATATCCGCCGTCTTTCACGAGGGGTCGGACTTGATCAGCTCGACTTCCTAACCGCCTATGATCGCATTCGACGCCGGGTGCGGCATCTGCACGAAGAAATTTTTTATCGGCCCCTGCTGCTGACCGCGTCAAACCTCAGCGATGACCAGGTGCGTTTAAGCCCCCAGGCTGCTAGGGATCGGTTAGCGGCCATCGGCTACCGCGACCCGGCTAAAGCAGTTCAGCACATCCAGTCTCTGACCAAAGGTATTTCGCGACGGGCTGCGATTCAGCGGCAGTTACTCCCGTCATTCCTAGAGTGGTTTGCCGAAGGCATAGACCCAGATCTCGGCCTGCTGTCTTTTCGCAAACTATCCGATGAAATTGGTTCCGCGCACTGGTACCTTGCGCTGCTTCGAGACTCGGGAAGCGCAGCCCGGCATCTCACCCGGATTTTGTCGTCATCCCGTTTCGTTGCCGGACAGCTGGAGAAGATCCCCGACGGGGTCCGGTGGTTGGCCCGAGCTGATGATCTGGTTCCCCTTAATCGAGAGGCATTGCAGGCCGAGTTCACCGCGGTCATCCGGCGGCTGGATACCGTGGATGAAGCCGCTGACCTACTTCGCCGTACCCGCAACCGGGAGTTGCTGCGGGTTGCGATGGCTCATCTTTTGGGCCGGCTTACTCCGGCCCAGGTTGCTGCGGCATTAACCGACCTCGCCGGGGCGGTACTAAATGCCGGTGTCTACGTTGCACGATATGCGGTCGCGTGCGAGCAGATCCCTGACGGTCACACCGGGCGCGAGGACGCCATGCCGGCTGACTCTGATCAGACTGCTCGGCATCCCGGAGGCAACAACGGGCCTGGCCAGCAGGGCCCTAGCGCCGACAGCCCCTCTGAGATTGATCGAGGCCATAACGCCGACGGGAACACAGATACAGGCTCACCGTCCACAAACGCTATCAACCCCAGTTTAGGGATTGAGTTTGCGGTGCTTGCCATGGGAAGTTTTGGCGCTGGTGAGATGGGGTATGCTTCCGACGCTGATGTCCAGTTCGTTATCCGGGATGTCGGTGCAGGTGAACGGACGAGTGCACTGGGTATTGCCGTGGCCACCCAGCTCCAACGGCTTCTGAATGCCCCCACGTACGGCGCCGACATGAAGGTCAGTGCCGATCTTCGCCCCGAAGGAAAGAACGGGGTACTTGCACGCACATTCACGTCATTCACGGAATACTACGAGCACCATGCGGAGATATGGGAACGCCAAGCGTTATTACGTGCCACACCAATTGCGGGGGATTCCTCGCTGTGTGAGGATCTTGATCCCGTGCTTGACTCGGTTCGATATCCATGCGGCGGCCTGAGCAAAACAGATATCCGCAGCATTCGCCGTATGAAGGCACGGGTCGAGTCCGAGCGTCTGCCCCGAGGGATGTCGCCGCAGCGCCATCTCAAACTGGGGCGCGGAACGATGACCGACGTGGAATGGGTTGCGCAGCTGATACAGATGCGTCACGCCGATCAGATCCCCGCGCTGCGCGTGACCGGGACGTTGCATGCTTTGCGTGCGGCTCAGGAGGCAGGCCTCATATCCGCGGATGATCTAACTGTTTTATATGAGGCATGGGTCACATCCTGGTCGTTGAGGCGCGCACACTTCCTGTGGAAAGGGCGTATCAGCGATGTGCTTCCCACGGACCGCAATGATTTGCTTGCCCTGGCTCGGCTGCTCTCGGGCCCCGATGCGAGCGCAGCCGGTGTAGAGGAAGATTTTCTGCGTGTCGCCCGCCATGCCCGAACCACCGTGGAGCGCCTTTTCTTTGACGAGACTCCGTAG
- the glnA gene encoding type I glutamate--ammonia ligase has product MERHQDSVLRAVEDRDIRFIRLWFCDVQGVLKSIAISPADLEEAFDEGIGFDGSTIEGLTRAYESDMILRPDPATFQLLPWRGEIQGTARMMCDVLTPDGEPAASDPRRVLKDALDKAEKKGLEFFTHPEIEFYLFEESYREGHPLRPVDTGGYFDHVARAEGHDFRRQVITHLESMGIQVEFSHHENGPGQNEIDLRYADALTTADNIVTFRTVVKEIALTMGHVASFMPKPMIEHPGSGMHTHLSLFQNGKNAFHEPGAEYGLSRIGRQFIAGLLRHAPEYCAVTNQYVNSYKRLWGAQEAPSYVCWGHNNRSALVRVPFHKPTKGNSSRVEFRGLDSAANPYLAFAVLLAAGLQGIEEEYELPDGAEDNVWDLSDRERQSLGYEALPTDLFRALEEFESSELMAQTLGEQVFDFFVRNKREEWARYRRQVTPYELASAFPHL; this is encoded by the coding sequence ATGGAACGTCATCAGGATTCGGTGCTCCGCGCGGTCGAAGATCGCGATATCCGCTTCATCAGGCTGTGGTTTTGCGATGTGCAAGGGGTTTTAAAGTCCATCGCCATTTCCCCGGCCGATCTCGAAGAAGCCTTCGACGAGGGTATTGGGTTCGACGGATCCACCATTGAGGGACTGACGCGGGCCTATGAGTCCGATATGATCCTTCGCCCCGATCCGGCAACCTTCCAGCTTTTGCCGTGGCGCGGTGAAATCCAGGGGACGGCCCGGATGATGTGCGATGTGCTGACCCCCGACGGGGAACCCGCCGCATCTGATCCCCGCAGAGTCCTTAAGGACGCCCTGGATAAAGCAGAAAAGAAGGGGCTTGAGTTCTTCACCCACCCTGAGATCGAGTTTTATCTGTTCGAGGAGTCCTACCGCGAAGGTCACCCGCTGCGTCCGGTGGATACCGGCGGTTATTTCGACCATGTAGCCCGTGCGGAGGGGCACGATTTTCGACGGCAGGTGATTACCCACCTGGAGTCGATGGGGATTCAAGTTGAGTTTTCTCATCACGAAAATGGCCCCGGTCAAAACGAGATAGACCTGCGGTACGCCGATGCGCTCACCACGGCGGACAACATCGTGACGTTCAGGACCGTGGTCAAGGAGATCGCACTGACCATGGGGCATGTTGCATCGTTTATGCCCAAGCCGATGATCGAGCATCCGGGCTCAGGTATGCACACGCACCTGTCACTGTTTCAGAACGGTAAAAATGCCTTCCATGAGCCGGGAGCCGAGTACGGCCTATCTCGAATAGGCCGACAGTTCATAGCTGGTTTGCTGCGCCACGCCCCGGAGTACTGCGCAGTGACTAACCAGTACGTCAATTCGTATAAACGCCTTTGGGGTGCGCAAGAAGCCCCCAGCTACGTGTGCTGGGGCCACAATAATCGCAGTGCGCTGGTGCGAGTTCCTTTCCACAAACCAACCAAAGGCAATTCGTCGCGGGTTGAATTCCGTGGGCTTGACTCGGCTGCTAACCCCTATCTTGCATTCGCGGTGCTGCTAGCCGCGGGCTTGCAGGGAATCGAAGAAGAATACGAACTGCCGGACGGTGCCGAAGATAATGTCTGGGATCTCAGTGACCGGGAACGACAGTCGCTCGGCTATGAGGCTCTTCCCACGGATTTATTCCGTGCCCTTGAAGAGTTTGAATCCTCTGAGCTGATGGCCCAGACCCTCGGCGAACAGGTTTTTGATTTCTTTGTGCGCAATAAGCGGGAGGAATGGGCCCGATACCGCAGGCAGGTGACCCCATATGAGCTGGCGTCAGCATTCCCTCATCTGTAA
- the map gene encoding type I methionyl aminopeptidase, whose product MTVNQTWLRPVDRAVLIPGTLSSRRSVPQNIARPEYVGKDEAVSDSGPYVQDTETIEAMRTAGKIAALALAEAGKAAAPGVSTDEIDRVVHEVLCDHGAYPSTLGYLHFPKSCCTSLNEVICHGIPDSTVMVEGDILNVDVTAFIGGVHGDTNATFPIGDIAEEARLLIERTKEAMMRGLRAARPGREVNVIGRVIENYVGRFGYESVRDYTGHGIGTGFHNGLVIPHYDSAPAFDDVIMPGMTLTVEPMVTVGSQDWESWDDGWTIVTKDRSYTAQFEHTVLITDDGFEILTAL is encoded by the coding sequence ATGACTGTAAACCAGACCTGGCTGCGTCCGGTCGACAGGGCGGTGCTCATACCCGGCACCCTCTCCTCTCGCCGCAGCGTTCCTCAGAACATCGCACGACCCGAATATGTCGGTAAAGACGAGGCCGTCAGCGACAGCGGGCCGTACGTGCAAGATACCGAAACCATTGAAGCCATGCGCACGGCCGGAAAGATCGCAGCTTTGGCACTCGCCGAGGCGGGGAAAGCAGCCGCACCCGGAGTGAGCACCGACGAAATTGATCGCGTAGTTCACGAGGTGCTGTGCGATCATGGCGCGTATCCGTCCACGCTCGGGTACCTTCACTTCCCCAAATCTTGCTGCACGAGCTTGAACGAAGTGATCTGTCACGGGATTCCCGATTCCACCGTGATGGTGGAGGGTGACATCCTGAATGTCGATGTCACCGCCTTTATCGGCGGGGTGCACGGTGATACCAACGCGACCTTCCCCATCGGTGACATCGCCGAGGAAGCTCGACTGCTGATCGAGCGGACGAAGGAAGCCATGATGCGAGGACTTCGGGCCGCCCGGCCGGGGCGCGAGGTCAATGTGATTGGAAGGGTCATCGAAAATTATGTCGGGCGTTTCGGCTACGAATCGGTGCGCGATTACACCGGACACGGGATCGGCACGGGCTTCCATAACGGCCTGGTGATCCCCCACTACGACTCGGCGCCTGCCTTTGACGACGTGATCATGCCGGGCATGACCTTAACGGTAGAGCCCATGGTTACGGTCGGGTCTCAGGATTGGGAAAGCTGGGACGATGGTTGGACAATCGTCACCAAAGACCGTTCTTACACGGCGCAGTTTGAACACACGGTCTTGATTACCGACGACGGTTTCGAGATCCTGACGGCACTTTGA
- the panB gene encoding 3-methyl-2-oxobutanoate hydroxymethyltransferase, with the protein MNVEPGRDIPRIRIRHLHDFRRQGRRFSMLTSYDQLSAAAFERAGIEVLLVGDSVGTVVLGHPSTVHTRHEDIVLFTGAVARSVTRPLIVSDLAFGSYQASVEDALRHGTELLRAGAHAVKLEGGQRVVPQVSALVEAGIPVMGHLGFTPQSEHALGGFRVQGREQSEADRLAEDALALQDAGAFAIVLELVPASVAARVTEVVDIPTIGIGAGPDCNGQVLVWQDMAGMSGFSGRFVKQFAQLGHDLERAAAEYHREVAQGEFPTAEHSFE; encoded by the coding sequence ATGAACGTCGAACCTGGCCGGGATATTCCCCGCATCCGTATCCGCCATCTTCACGATTTCCGTCGGCAAGGCCGACGGTTTTCCATGCTGACGTCATACGATCAGCTATCTGCCGCCGCCTTTGAACGGGCGGGGATCGAAGTTCTCCTAGTCGGAGATTCCGTGGGCACCGTAGTGCTGGGGCATCCCTCAACGGTGCATACCCGCCATGAGGACATCGTGCTGTTCACAGGGGCTGTAGCCCGCTCGGTGACCCGTCCGTTAATTGTCTCGGATCTCGCGTTCGGTTCGTACCAGGCGAGCGTTGAGGACGCTTTACGTCATGGGACGGAGCTCCTTCGCGCGGGTGCTCACGCGGTCAAGCTTGAGGGTGGCCAGCGCGTAGTCCCACAGGTTTCAGCACTGGTCGAAGCCGGTATCCCGGTGATGGGACACCTCGGATTTACCCCGCAGTCAGAGCACGCGCTGGGCGGGTTCAGGGTTCAAGGGCGTGAACAGTCCGAGGCGGACCGGCTGGCCGAAGATGCTTTGGCGCTGCAGGACGCAGGAGCCTTCGCCATCGTTCTGGAATTGGTACCCGCATCGGTAGCGGCTCGTGTCACCGAAGTCGTGGATATTCCCACGATCGGGATCGGCGCCGGACCGGACTGCAACGGCCAGGTGCTGGTCTGGCAAGACATGGCCGGGATGTCAGGGTTCTCTGGTCGCTTCGTCAAGCAGTTCGCACAGCTCGGACACGACTTAGAGCGGGCAGCAGCCGAATACCACCGGGAAGTTGCTCAGGGAGAATTCCCCACCGCCGAGCACTCGTTCGAGTGA